The Deltaproteobacteria bacterium genome includes the window CATGCCAGGGCGCGATGAATCGCGTCCTATGAGGTTTTCGAACTTTGCGAACTTTGCGTCTGGGCGCGAGACAATCCGAACATTCTCACGCCAGCTCGCGCAGCACCGCCCGGCACGGCGAGCCGTCAGAACCCGCAAGTTTCACCGGCGGACAGAAAAGCTCGTATCGTCCCGGCGGCACTTCGGACAAATCCACGCCTTCGAGCAAGATCACACCGTGGTCGAGAAACGCCCGGTGCACCGGCACCTGCTCGGTGGCTCCCGCCGCCGAAAGATAATCGAGCCCGACTAATCTTACCCCCAGCTTCACCAACGCCTCCGCCGCATCCACCGAGAACGGCGCGAAGCTCGCGTCGTAAACCCCTTTCTTCATCAACTGCGAGTTGCGGGTTTTGAACAAAACCCGCGTGTCGCCCATAATGCCCGCCTTGGCCACATCAGCTCCAGTGACATGGGTCCCGGCATCCACCGCACACACCAGCGCTGGGCCGATAAAGGTTTCCAACGCTATCGATTCGATGGTCGCCCCATCCGGCACGAAGTGAAACGGCGCATCGACATGAGTGCCGGCATGGGCGCTGGCGTGAATCGATGAAGAATTGTTGGCGTCGCCGCGGCTCATGCGTTTGCGCTCGACCAGCTCCATCGGCTGGGAGTTTAACCAGCGAATGCCCTGGGGCGAAACGGTTAACGAAATATCGTAGAGTT containing:
- a CDS encoding cyclase family protein codes for the protein MKLYDISLTVSPQGIRWLNSQPMELVERKRMSRGDANNSSSIHASAHAGTHVDAPFHFVPDGATIESIALETFIGPALVCAVDAGTHVTGADVAKAGIMGDTRVLFKTRNSQLMKKGVYDASFAPFSVDAAEALVKLGVRLVGLDYLSAAGATEQVPVHRAFLDHGVILLEGVDLSEVPPGRYELFCPPVKLAGSDGSPCRAVLRELA